From the Clupea harengus chromosome 15, Ch_v2.0.2, whole genome shotgun sequence genome, one window contains:
- the hlx1 gene encoding H2.0-like homeobox protein isoform X2 has translation MYTAGLNPFYASNFSLWSAYCSGGFAMDTMKKPSFCIADILHVGDADSLPGSSALMAHMGPRTQIHSSGSPLRPSPVSPEATLFGARGSPASPYHRHGIHLTAVSRTTLSQQVPPPSSKDLKFGIDRILSTDFDPKMKEVSSLRGPYAVLTKDTMPQTYKRKRSWSRAVFSNLQRKGLEKRFEIQKYVTKPDRKQLAAMLGLTDAQVKVWFQNRRMKWRHSKEAQAQKDKEKEQPDKTQTESDQKEPEESECESEHSESDFEEGPEDKSDVDITEHNKTSVIMSGPPSGICEDTTPSNTLTETPGSSQILL, from the exons ATGTACACGGCCGGACTCAATCCGTTTTATGCGTCCAATTTCAGCCTTTGGTCAGCTTACTGCTCCGGTGGTTTCGCAATGGATACCATGAAAAAACCGTCATTTtgcatagcagatattttacaTGTCGGCGATGCGGACAGTCTTCCCGGATCGTCAGCGTTGATGGCTCATATGGGACCCCGTACTCAGATCCATTCCTCTGGATCCCCTTTGCGTCCCTCTCCGGTGTCGCCGGAGGCGACCCTCTTCGGTGCAAGAGGCAGTCCTGCATCCCCTTATCACAGACATGGAATACACTTAACCGCGGTCTCCAGAACGACGCTTAGCCAGCAAGTACCGCCACCATCAAGCAAGGATCTCAAGTTTGGAATTGATCGCATTTTGTCCACAGACTTTGATCCAAAAATGAAAGAAGTATCGTCATTACGAG GGCCATATGCTGTTCTCACGAAAGACACCATGCCACAGACGTACAAGAGAAAAAGATCTTGGTCCAGAGCAGTGTTTTCCAACCTACAACGAAAAGGTCTTGAAAAACGTTTTGAAATACAGAAGTATGTCACCAAACCCGACCGAAAACAGCTTGCCGCGATGCTTGGCCTCACTGATGCTCAG GTCAAAGTTTGGTTTCAGAACCGAAGAATGAAATGGAGACACTCAAAAGAGGCACAGGCACAAaaggacaaagagaaagagcagcCAGACAAGACGCAGACCGAGAGTGATCAAAAGGAGCCGGAGGAATCCGAGTGCGAAAGCGAACACAGCGAGTCCGACTTTGAGGAAGGACCGGAGGACAAAAGTGACGTCGACATCACAGAGCACAACAAGACCAGTGTAATCATGAGTGGGCCTCCGTCCGGGATCTGCGAAGACACGACACCAAGCAATACGCTCACAGAAACACCGGGGTCGTCGCAAATCTTATTATGA
- the hlx1 gene encoding H2.0-like homeobox protein isoform X1 has protein sequence MYTAGLNPFYASNFSLWSAYCSGGFAMDTMKKPSFCIADILHVGDADSLPGSSALMAHMGPRTQIHSSGSPLRPSPVSPEATLFGARGSPASPYHRHGIHLTAVSRTTLSQQVPPPSSKDLKFGIDRILSTDFDPKMKEVSSLRDLTSIVSSNRQSAVHLSVHPPASQYFASLDPGMNDASSRMCSLGNAARQSGQHQFQDTFPGPYAVLTKDTMPQTYKRKRSWSRAVFSNLQRKGLEKRFEIQKYVTKPDRKQLAAMLGLTDAQVKVWFQNRRMKWRHSKEAQAQKDKEKEQPDKTQTESDQKEPEESECESEHSESDFEEGPEDKSDVDITEHNKTSVIMSGPPSGICEDTTPSNTLTETPGSSQILL, from the exons ATGTACACGGCCGGACTCAATCCGTTTTATGCGTCCAATTTCAGCCTTTGGTCAGCTTACTGCTCCGGTGGTTTCGCAATGGATACCATGAAAAAACCGTCATTTtgcatagcagatattttacaTGTCGGCGATGCGGACAGTCTTCCCGGATCGTCAGCGTTGATGGCTCATATGGGACCCCGTACTCAGATCCATTCCTCTGGATCCCCTTTGCGTCCCTCTCCGGTGTCGCCGGAGGCGACCCTCTTCGGTGCAAGAGGCAGTCCTGCATCCCCTTATCACAGACATGGAATACACTTAACCGCGGTCTCCAGAACGACGCTTAGCCAGCAAGTACCGCCACCATCAAGCAAGGATCTCAAGTTTGGAATTGATCGCATTTTGTCCACAGACTTTGATCCAAAAATGAAAGAAGTATCGTCATTACGAG ATCTTACATCTATTGTTAGCTCTAACCGACAGTCAGCAGTCCATCTCTCCGTGCATCCTCCGGCGAGCCAGTACTTCGCATCCCTAGATCCGGGGATGAACGACGCGTCGTCCAGGATGTGCTCATTAGGCAACGCAGCGAGGCAATCAGGGCAACATCAGTTTCAGGACACCTTTCCAG GGCCATATGCTGTTCTCACGAAAGACACCATGCCACAGACGTACAAGAGAAAAAGATCTTGGTCCAGAGCAGTGTTTTCCAACCTACAACGAAAAGGTCTTGAAAAACGTTTTGAAATACAGAAGTATGTCACCAAACCCGACCGAAAACAGCTTGCCGCGATGCTTGGCCTCACTGATGCTCAG GTCAAAGTTTGGTTTCAGAACCGAAGAATGAAATGGAGACACTCAAAAGAGGCACAGGCACAAaaggacaaagagaaagagcagcCAGACAAGACGCAGACCGAGAGTGATCAAAAGGAGCCGGAGGAATCCGAGTGCGAAAGCGAACACAGCGAGTCCGACTTTGAGGAAGGACCGGAGGACAAAAGTGACGTCGACATCACAGAGCACAACAAGACCAGTGTAATCATGAGTGGGCCTCCGTCCGGGATCTGCGAAGACACGACACCAAGCAATACGCTCACAGAAACACCGGGGTCGTCGCAAATCTTATTATGA